Below is a genomic region from Osmerus mordax isolate fOsmMor3 chromosome 22, fOsmMor3.pri, whole genome shotgun sequence.
agagcgacaaagagcgagagagagggtgtgtgagagagagagagagagagaggagagagagagagagagagagagagagagagacagacagacagacagaccaggcaGGAGATAGGAGAGCGGGGCCGGTGTGTTGCTGGAAGGGTTACCACGCGGTCGGTGCACGAATGAGAAATTGGTTCCCCCCTCCACTGATAGGTGATGCAGCACAACAATAGGTTCTGCTGAGGGGAAGTTCATGGGGGAAGCAATAAAACGTCGCGCGCGGCCAGATCTAATCTGTCACTGCTTACTGCACCACTGCAGAGAACTGCAGCACACTGGCCTggaatgagcacacacacacacagtgtgcagtGCTCAGGAGCACCCTTGAGTGCATGAAGGTACAGTGATGATAATGTGTCTGTGTTACGTGCTGGTTGCAGagttagaggagggggagaggcagagctgTTATTAATACCAGCAGACATGTTTTACAAACCCGCTCTGTCCTCCTGGAGTAGAACTGACCACACACAgcctaacgcacacacacacacacacacacaccaacacacacgcacacaaccaaaTATGGCTTTCTACAACAGCGTGTGGGAATCTTGATGAGACAGTCAGACAAagatccttcactctctccctttctcctgctctctctctccccctttctctcgctctttctctctctcccacaaacacacagcttgaCTAGATATGCTTTTAAAAAGTATGAAACATATACAGGGTATTTTAAACACAGGAAGCAATCACCTCAGCATATCACTCATTCACTTCAgccattagagagagagagagacggagggaggagagacggagggagggagggagagacggagggagggagggagagacggagggagggagggagagacggagggagggagggaggaggagagacggagggagggagggaggaggagggagggagggagggagggagggagggagggagagacggagggagggagggagggagggagagacggagggagggagggttaagcGCTGCAGTCCTAGCACACACTAGGCACAGTGCCCCCTGTTGGTGTCCTGTAGAACAGTCTGCCCTTAACCTCCCAcacgcgtatgtgtgtgtgtgtcagagcatgcgtgtgtgtgtgtgtgtgtcagagcatgcgtgtgtgtgtgtgtgtcagagcatgcgttgtgtgtatgtgtgtgtgtcagagcatgcgtgtgtgtatgtgtgtgtgtcagagcatggtgtgtgtgtgtgtcagagcatgggtgtgtgtggtgtgtgtgtgtgtcagagcatgcgtgtgtgtgtgtgtgtgtgtattgttgcaAGGTTGCTGAAGGTTAACTTTGTTCTCAGCCCCTGGCCCACTCACTGGGACGTTATCATGACTACAGGCTGGTGGTGATTATGGGATGTTCATGATCTCATCCTTCACTTCTCCTTCATCACTGGAGTTCATCCTCCATTACATCATTCAAagggccagccagtcagtcaagcACAACATGCAGTAggtagaacgtgtgtgtgtgtgtgtgtgtgtgtgtgtaggtgctaaGAGTTTCTTCAACAGCTTGGTAGCTAATGACAGCATGTGCCACGGTGTTGTGTTGTCCCCCTATTATGTTatcagacgtgtgtgtgggtgtacgtgtgtgtgtgtgtgtgttgtgcgtgtgcgttgtgtgtgtgtaggcatgcatgtgtgtgcgtgtatgactGTCTAGGACAATGCTTGGAttaccatctctccccctctctcctccctctctcctccctctctcctccctctctcctccctctccctgagtAATATCCCACTCCAAACCAGAAACTtgaattaacatttacattttgtccatttagcagacactcttatccagtgcgacttacagtaagtacagggacattcccccgaggcagtcattttgcacggccagtgtttgaaccggcaaccttctgattaaatagcccgattcccttaccgctcagccatctgactcaatggctgagtcgatactctgtctctccttcctaaCCATAACTCCCATCGGAATCTTCCCATATTAATCAGGATTTCCACGATTTCCATTTCtgcatcactcacacacacacacatctcagtgcAGAACACGTACATACAgtaagcattcacacacacacacacacacgcacaacacacacacactcacacccactcacacacacactgctgtgccaTCTTAATTGGAAATTCCACCTCCACACTAGGCGATGTGAGGATCTTCCTGAATTAATAaggaataaataaatacattctgaAGCAGAACCACCCTCCATATCTCCCAGGGGAGAGACGAGGAGTCCAGGCTGATGAGGGGAGCGCTGGTCCAGAGGAAAAGGCTTGGCTCAGCGCCCTTCCCAGCCCCTTACTCATTTGCGATGGAGATTCAATGAAGTCATGTCCAAGCTAATCATGTCCAAATagtatttgtgtgagtgtgttactaAATCAGGGTAAATAACTTTTCgaactccctccctttccctccccttctcccaccctctctctctctctcccccccctccctccctctctctctcccatctccctccctcaactTGTGGAAAGCTTGCTGTTGTTGTGAAGGCTTTCTGCTTGTTTACTGAGAAGCAGCGATGATGtaaaacaggtgtgtgtttgcacagcaCCGCaggcctctctgtctcacagacacagacacactgattagtatactgtgcgtgtgtgactgtgtgtttgtttgtttgtgtgtgtgtgtgagagcatgtgtgtgtgtgtgttttctctgagtttgtatgtgttagtgactgtgtgcgagtgtgtgagcttgtgcataagtgtgtgtgcatgcgtgcgtgtaaCTCACTTCGGGCCAGCAGGCTGAGAGGGTCCAGGCCTGATGGGAGAggagatgtcacttcctgtgagaGGGCCGGTACTTCCTGTTGGAGGTAGAGCTGAAGCATGGAGCCTAGCTGAGTCagaccctccctcttccctcactCATCACACCGAGGTctgcagaatacacacacacacacagtgttcaaATGATCAAATTAATAAGAACAGACGGCGAATAGGAGTCTAACAGCacggcatgcacacacacacattgtaatacacacacacattgacacacattcactataatatacacacacacacactctttctgtcacacacacacacacacacacaggtaggtaAGGAAACAGACCCACGTGTTTCATGTTCCTCTAATGAATACAGCTCCTCTGAGGAGCCAGGAGACGGGTCCAGCTACACAGGAGACACAACCACAGGAGAAGAGACTTAACACTTTGACGAGGACAACCATCAGGACGTGTGGTGCGTTCCGGAGACTTCCGCACCAGCCTGAAGATGATCCTGGCAGCCAGCCGGACAGAATCAGACGGCATTctgggaaggagggagcggAGGGATCTGCATTCTCGCTTGTGCTCTGGCCAGGCTTGTCTCTGAGAGGGGCAGGAAACGACACAAGCCATGAAGAAAAGATATCAAACTATAAGGTCAAAAGTGCAGGAGAATTCGAGGGGttgtagtgtttgtgagtgatgtGGAAAGCAagcgtgtatacacacacaccgggttCTGTGGACATACCTGGCAGGCGGTATGACAGTAGCGTGCAGACCGACACTGAGAACACCTGAGGAGAGACTCACACCTGCAGGACAGAAACCAGGATCAGCACActcacaggatgtgtgtgtgtgtctgtgtttgtgtctgggaaCTTGTAGCACATTTCTTATAATCTTTATGTTTTCCAGAACTTCTGTTtccagtattgtgtgtgtagtatgtgtgtgtttgtgtagtatgTGTCATATTGAGAGGCATAGCAGATCTCTGAATGTCTTGGTCGGATATTTATGGTTCACATCCTCATGACAGACTAATACACTGCCCAGTGTTCCTGTTTTATCTACGACCCCCCAGagatggaaagtgtgtgtgtaagtgtgtgtgtgtgtgtgtgcagtgacatGGGATCCTTGGCGAGTGTGTTAAGGGTGTTATGATTCAAGCTGagtggagacacagagagtgcAAGGGCCCAGGCGTACTAGCCTCTCATGTAGCCTGAGTAAGACAAAGTGgagctctgactgtgtgtgtgtgtgtgtgtgtgtgtgtgagaggtttgACACAAGCATTGAGACATTGCATCTTCCAGGGGTATATACTCAAAGATTAGACAAGATTGATTTcttctttaacacacacacacatgcctgcttCTTCTCAACCTGATAACAGAGCATGTGACTGTTGGTCAAATCTCTCTCGATTTGTCTCAGCGTCTGAATCTTACAGCTGTTTTTGGCtcgacacctcctccccctaccaCACAAATCAACACACAACGTTGTGTGAAGATAAGTGAAGTCATATGAAGTAACTACAGATGGAACTTGTCAAATGTCTGAAGTTTGGAGAAGCAGAGCCTAGACCAGGCACACACATTTCCAGACAGTCTAATCCAAACCAAGCTGTTTATCTGAAGCCTCTCCAGAGCTGTGTGTCAGTGACATCACTCTCAGGGCCTCCTAATAGCCAATCACGATAAGAGGCTGTCTGATTGGCCCTCCAGATAGACATGAAGCAGCTAAGTGGAGCCTTCTATCAACAAGGAAAACAAACAGGGTGTAGAGGGTGTAAgtacaggcaaacacacacacacttaggacATTGGAAGTATGCCAGTCAGTGTGGGAAGGTTAGAAATGAGGCCTTCTAGAATATGCGAAAACAGAGATGGGACATTCTAGAACACACTTAAACAGAGATGGGACATTCTAGAACACACTTAAACAGAGATGGGACATTCTAGAACACGCTGAAAGACATTAGGACTCAAGTCATAAGATCTACCAGTCCTATGAGGCCGACAACAAGATGTTAATGTGGTTGGGCGATTTCTactgtgcctgcatgtgtactTACACAGTTTACACATGTAATATGTTATTCATGTTATTAATAAGACTGATGTTTAGAGGGTCTGtacagatggatggataaacCATTTAATAAGTAATAACAGCTGTTCATTGGTTAaatcgtctgtcagtcaagacGTGAGAGATAAAAGAGATTTGCACGTCATCAAGCTAAATATACTAGTCTCAGTGACGAACACTGGGATGGAACAGAAAAAAGTCCTCCATGCATTAATATGGGATGGATTAGTTAATGACTCTTACAGCTTGATAGCCGCTCCTAATATCAACACTGATTCACCGTGTGTCGAAAGAGATAAGCTGCATGAGCTGACATTCACTGGAAGCTTCCTCTGCTATCGCTCACGTATGAAACGGCTTCGTCACAGACTTTCATCTTGGGGCGATTAGaacggcagagagagaaggattgtATCTGGGCGGTGGGACACTTCCTGTTCAGATAGAAACACTGAATCTAGAACTCAGATGGGacctgtggaggagggtgttGGTGGGTTCAGACTTCATGTTCACTGTTTATAGCCTGCTGGCCTGGGACCAGCACTACGAGCAGTGTTTTGGTGTTtatcggttgtgtgtgtgtgtttactataCTGCTAGTGTCGATGTTCTGCTTAGGAGAGTACTGGGTTGGGGTGTGGAGCCAGGAGGGGTGCTCAtgaatacatcacacacacacacacatctcaggaaTATATTTAGAGGGGGATTATTCAGAACCCCAGTCAGTAACACTGAATTAAAATTGcagctccctctctgtctctattgaACATTTTCATATCAATTACCTCTGCAGACAAAGGCTTACAAAGaatcaggagagtgtgtgtgtctgtgtgtgtgtgtgtgtgtgtgtgtgtgtgtgtgtgtgtgtgtgtgtgtgtgtaacagagagagatgtgggtaGGTTTGGGTTGGTTAACCAGTCTCTATACTCTGTGTGGTAATTAATTACCTTAGTGAGCTGAGCTTGTGtgctcatgtttgtgtgtgtttaggtaatTAATTTCCGcagcctgatgtgtgtgtgtgtgtgtgtgtaattagagGGGTCCTCTTCTCTGAGCTGTCCTGTTGTGCCTGACTGCTTTTCTCATTTCCGAGCGTGGCGTATAGCTCACTTTAATATGACAtgcctgtgtagtgtgtgtgtacagttttgAGCTGCATGTTTGATTGAACCAAGCCCTGGTTTAACCCTTGACCCTGAGTCAGCCATCTTGGGGACAGAACGGGGGTGGCGGGGTGGGGTCAGTAACTTGAGTCACTCCAATCACTCCAGACCAGGAAGTGACATTAGATCTTGTCAGTTTGAGTCTGCCTTAACTTTGTATACGAGCTCAgctgtggctttgaagggaacGGTGAGCTCATGCTAGagtagcgcacacacacacacacacacagctatttgCAAACAGCAATACATTTAAGTGAGGcagtgtctctgagtgtgtgtatgcgtatttGTGTGAggcaatttgtgtgtgtctgcatatttaCCCAAGGACAGATGTTTAGAATGTTTTTGCTGCAGCCGAGAGAAGAAACAAtgattggagggagggagggaacggggagtgtggagggaggaggcagagatggatggtagagggagggaagagagagaaaggtaggagggagggagagagacagaaggtatAAGAAGTGTGGGGAATGCTGACTAGTCTCTGAACTAATTCCCTGCTCTCAGTCTCTGCTATGGAGCTCTCCTGTGAACACTGCATGTTTCCTGTCTTATCTAAAGTAGGTATTTGTATGCTTCATGACTGACTGGTTCCGGACTTTTCATCCcatctcatatatatatatgtgtgtgtgtgtgtgtgtgtgtgtgtgtgtgtgtgtgtgtgtgtaattgaaaGGGGGGGAGCTGTGTTGAGGTTTAGCATGCTGAGAGGAATTAAGCAAATACAGTGAGCTTTCTAAGCTTGGTAACTGAACTCAAGTCAAACACTGTCTGTCAGGTTCTACTCTAACAGAACATCTGATCCAAGGGCAGGTCCAGTCTGTCTGGTTCTACTCTACAGCCAACCTATTGGCTAAAAATTTCTACAGCAATCCTTTTGGCTAAGACTTCTACagttctcttcccccctctcctctatctcccttcctccactatcatctatctatccatgcatcccccctctccccctctctgagtGTGGCTGTACAGCTGATAATCACTTACTTGTGTACCTATGGCTAGTAGTGTCTCTTTACCAGtgtcagagagtgtgtatgtatgtgcttgtgtacatTCAGGTTTTCTAAACCCGGAGATCTCATTAAGAACAAACAAGCCAGTCAGGCACCTGGCCAGACTAACCCACCCTCCAGCTGTCCAAcactctccatcacacacacacacacacacacacacactccccacaagAGGGGACACTTTcaatcctatgtgtgtgtgtgcgtgtagcccCAAGTCTTACAGCTGTTTTAGCAACACTAACATCGGTGTGAGGGGTGCAGCATGTTAAATCAATAGCATAACTGATCCTCACCCTGGTTTCTCTGCCTCATGGAAATAAGGACCCAAGCTGCAGGCTTAagccacaccatcacacacacacacacacacacacacaccatcacacacacacacacacgacgtgATTCCTTATTGATTCCTCACATCACCGTCTTAGCAAGAGCAGTGCCTGTGTGAGGTCATTCTGAGGGGAGTTGAATATGTTTTTGAAGTATTGAATAAATGCCAAGCTATGTCTGTGatcctggcgtgtgtgtgtgtccaagtgttCCATAGACAGGGACTGTGAATGGAGTGCCACAGGCTCTTGGACCACAGTGGTGTTAGTTGTGTACTAATCTCTCTGAACCACCTCATTCCAACACCACCAGAACATAGCAGTACCATGGTGGAGGATCATGGTCAGGACCTGCACCACGACCAGAATCTAGCCTTTATCCTGACTAGAACCTACAGTGGTGCCATAGACTCGATCCTGTAGAAACCTGCAGGGAAATACCTGGGTGCGATAGATTCGTGTCACCCATCACTCCCCCTGTAATGAGACCTATGGCGACAGAAGAGGCTGAGGGGAGCAGCACGGAACACAATGAAGACATCCATCAGCCTGCTTTGGACCAGCACTTTCATCtgatcccccccacacccagaAAAGAGACCAATATAGCATGGTAGCTTGAGGCCAAACTTGTCTAAATCTAATGTAGGACCTGCCAACATGAAATGGGAGGTCTCTTATTAAAAAGCCCAGACTTGTCACTAATATGAAGGGTTtcgggagagggggaagatttGTGAAGCGTTTCCACAGCCTTTCAGCAGGCCCTGCACAGACAGGAGCAGCACAGCGCCGTATATCTGCTCAACACACGACGGGGCTGTAAATTTGGATTTCAGGCCTGAAAAACCAGACCCGGCCATCGAGTCTCtagtctctcactctttctccctccatcccctcttctccatctctcattccctctccccccccctcaccttttcTGCCTATGGTCTCAATTATTCCTCTTTCccacccgctctctctctctctctctctctctctctctctctctctctctctctctctccctctctccctctctccctctctctctcctccctctctccctccctctctccctccctccctccctccctccctcctccctctccccctccccctccccctctcctctccctctccctctccctccccctccccctccccctctccctctccctctctctctctctctctctctctctccctctctcacaggatGATGTCATGTTGAGCGGATCAGCTCGGAGTTTAGACTAAAGCTTTTTTTGTTTCGGTTGTCAAACACTTCCGCTCCATGATCcatcctgagtgtgtgtataaccACTTTACTGTCGGGTCAGTGGACTCACAGTTCCGgatgtgtacacacacttactggTTCAGCAACTAAAAACATATCGTagacttgagtgtgtgtgtgtgtgtgtgtgtgtgtgtgtgtgtgtgtgtgtgtgtgtgtgtgcggaggggcTCAGGGTTTGAGGTCTGATTGCCCTCTGTAACAACATTATTTCCCCTAAAACAACTGCGGAGAGTACATAGGCCCTCGgcatgcagacacgcacacacacacacacacacacgcgcacgcacacatacacgcgcacacacacacacactaagcccATCTAGAGGGGTGAGCAGACATGCCATTCATGAAAAAAATAATTATCTACAACAATACCCACCATAAACCATAACAAGAATGGAGCAGTGCCTAGAGGCTGGAACAAGACACCCATGGTGACTCACCCAGGGCCAGGATCCAGGGCACAGTAATATCTCCATGAGACTGGGACATGAACAACCTTCTCCAGGCCTGGCTTCATGGACCGCACCGCTTCCTACTGTACCAATTATACTCCACTAACCGCACAATCCCAGCTCCGTTGGGAGATGTTGTGAGACAAGAAGGAATGATGTGGACTATATATGGGTCATATGGACTGTTCTACCTAGACTAGTTTCTCTGCGTTGCTGTGGAAGCGTGTTTGGCAGAAGGGAAGGGCATCACAGGAGAGGATGGAATGTGTAGAGGATGGGTAGGTCAGTGGTAGAAACATTTGAATATGGATCAAGAGGTTTCAAGTTCAAATACACTCCTGTATGTCGcgttggatgaaagcatctgaaCACGTTAATTAACCCCGGCACTGATGTCATGGAAATAATGGAGTTGAAAATCCACTTATTTTCTACATTGGCACACAGCGCACCAACGTCTCAATCATGAATAATTAATCAAAGTAATTAGGAGATTTAGTTTGATTTGCAATAAATTCGAAGATTAAGTATGCACGATCCGTCAGTCACCATCCACAGAAGTGTAAGAGCCTTCAGAGAGGGTCGGGTGACGGGACCATGGTGGTTAGAGGACGGATCAGCACTGCCTCCAAGCGGCCGGATAACAGTATTGCAGGAATGAAACGGCATGGTCTGGCAAAGAATAATGGAACATTAAGTGTTATATTGCCATGACTTGTTTTCAATCCCATTCCAATCCCATTCTTTTGATTTTGCATGAACGCGCTGCTGTTGATTATAAAATACCTGCACTAACTCTATTAGCTTTAAACATTTTGAGACTAGTCTAGAGACTAAAATCTTAGGTCCGTTTTGAGCAATGCTAACGAATGCCAGGCTGAATGTTTCGTTTCAGTGGTTTAATGTCGTATCCTTACCTTGAGAAGCAGTTGTGGCATACTTTTCTAGCCGACTTATTTGACACACAGGATGCAAGCGGCTGAGCCGAGCAGATGAGCTCTCCCGCAAGAATCTTCTGTGTTGCCCGGATACCGTTCCCTTTCCCTGGACTAACAAATCGTTCTATTTTAGGATTCATGATCGACCTCCTTCTACCAGCACGAGGACTGATACCAAAAACGTTAAGGCTCCAGGCAGGAACGCTTGACACACGTGAAACCGCGAAAACTGTTTACATCCGTAGTAAACGTCATGTGTCGTCATTACGTCAGGCGTACCCTACGACAAGAAACTTCGTTCCGTTCATTTTAGACCGACATGATCCGACACAAAACATAGGGACGAATTATTAACATTAATAAGATTAACTACttttaactaactaactaaataACTAACTAAAGATTAGATAACTTGTAAGTGGTGAATTACTGTAGGTAGGATGACCTCATCCTGTAGCTATAAAATGAAGAAAATCAAAATGTCCATATCTtcagcagtttttaactctggTTACACCTATTTGCACTAGATACCGGTATATAAACTcattataaaataataaaaaataaccaGTCGGTTTTTAGTTTCCAACAATGACATTTACCCACAGGTCAACAGGAAGAAACATACAGCTGTGTCAAGTCATTAagaccatagacatatatacatgtctatGATCAAGACCAGTCTGGTTGCCAGGTTACCAGTCAACTTCGACTTCTATATTACAAACATTATGTAGTCCTCTTCCTCATCACATACATAACCTAAAAGCTACGTAAATAACTCGGTTTCTTATGGAATTTTCTACACCTAAAAGTTGTGCTGAATAAAACGTCACCTTATTCAAGGCATCATCTTTTAAGTACAACTGATTTACAAAACCATCTGCGTTACCCACATCAACGGAAAACAAGAACATAAAAGGTACATGCACAATCATTTTTTGATCTGTTGTTAATTTTTTAAACTTAGCGGGCAAAACACATATTATATTAAAATCAGAGGAAAAAAACCAACATTAAGACAAAAGAGTGTCTGAGCCAGCCAGAGCACTCGTGCAAATACAAAttaagaaggaaggaaggataggCTACGTCTCAATACTGCATAGtggtttcttcctctctccttctcctttcctcataCTTAATCTTTCACCCATAAAGAACAACAAGGACGACAAAGATGGACTCCATCAGTAAAAGTTGTTGAGAAAGCATCTGGAAATGAACCATTGAAAACGTAGGATGGGTTCTGAGACCACTGCAAcaaggaaggaggagatgaagggaaccACGTTAGACTATTGAGATGCACCCCTGGAGACTCCAGCCTACTCTGGTCACCTCTGGGAGTGACACAAAGACCGACTGTGCTCCAGATTTTCAGATAACGATCAGTTATGTTGTCTTCTGAATCGGTATGCTTAAGGACTAGGGAGAACAAAAAAAACCTACAgtgacaaaaaacaaaacacaaaaaatacaatataaaattAACACATTTTAAAAATGAAGACAGAACTAATCAATGATGATGATCAATCAGTGGTCGTAAGAGGTAATGCAGAGACTGAGTTTAAGATAAGAACCATTGTCACACAAGAAAGGGTACCCTCGAGTTCAGATCCGAACATACTGAAGGAATTACAATTCTCAGACAAATCAGCGTTATTCTAGTACCAGACACGTACCTAAACGCTTCAGAAagccaccatcatcaccatccttGTCATAATCCTAATTATTATAACCgccatcctcttcatcatcatggTCAAAATAAGAATCGAGAAAAATAGTTGGAAGCTACTAGAattaccatcaccatcatcctcacctTCCCCATCCACCCCTGGGGGGGGTGGCCTGGGGCTCGTACCGTACGCATCCACAGGTAGCAACGCTGACCTGGAACCAGCGTGTCCACGTGTGTGCGTTCCCTGCCCACTGGTGAGTGGCAGGCCAGACTGGTCCCAGACCAGCACTCCTGCTGTGAGACGCTTCGGTCCAGGTCTCCTCTAAGCTGTGGGACTGATACCTTCTCCCAACACAAACATTACACATCCCGACACAAAcattacacacatgcatattgcTCTCTGTCCTGGGGCCTGTGCAGAATAAGCCAAGCTTTCTGTCAGGGAAAGTAACCGACATAAGCCTGGATTATTCTGTAAACTCGCTTGACGGAACAGGCATCTGGTCTCTTTCGTTGCATAAGCTCTGTGGGGCACATCCCAGTGAACGACACCAGGATGGGCGAGCACATTCCAGAACGGATGATTTCAAAGTGGATGACAACAGGGTGAATGCTACACCAAGGACTCTGTACTTCCCAGGAAACCTGGCTGTCACACAAAGCAATGCGTTTGTTTTCTTGTACATTTTGCTTCCTCAGTAAGGTGCCACGTTGGCGTACGAACGCTCTGCaccccaaaacaaaacaaacggtTGATCCTTTGTTGCCTGGCGACAGCTCATGATTAATGACCCCTGCAAACTTCTGTGTGCAGTGGGACCACTAATGCCTTACACCTTACTGATCCTCACTGAGGACTAAAACAGAAGAATaatatattttgtttaaaacaaagcatcatcCATAAACGGTTTAAGACATGATTTCATTATATTCTATAACCACAGATAGTTGCTTGATATTCGAGGTTCAAAGGTTAAAGTGTTTTTAAAAAGGTGGCTTTAAAAATAATAACGTCTTCAAAATGTCTTGAGTGGATCAGCCTGAAAGAGGagacgtgtcacttcctgttgcgTCATTCTGATCCAGAGTCCCAGTTAAGGAGATGAGCCCAGTGTAGTGGGGCTGACCCAGGGTCAGTAGAGTGGAGTCAGCCTGTTGGGGTCCAGCTTGGGAGCTGACCCAGGGTCAGTTCCAGCTGACAGCCTATGTCAGTGGAGTGTTTCACAGTATGGCTCAAGCCTCATacggaaaacaaacacacacacga
It encodes:
- the smyd3 gene encoding LOW QUALITY PROTEIN: histone-lysine N-methyltransferase SMYD3 (The sequence of the model RefSeq protein was modified relative to this genomic sequence to represent the inferred CDS: inserted 1 base in 1 codon); this translates as MNPKIERFVSPGKGNGIRATQKILAGELICSAQPLASCVSNKSARKVCHNCFSRCESLLRCSQCRSARYCHTACQRQAWPEHKRECRSLRSLLPRMPSDSVRLAARIIFRLLDPSPGSSEELYSLEEHETHLGVMSEXKREGLTQLGSMLQLYLQQEVPALSQEVTSPLPSGLDPLSLLARRS